From the genome of Methylomonas sp. UP202, one region includes:
- the gltX gene encoding glutamate--tRNA ligase gives MSIRTRFAPSPTGYLHVGGARTALFSWLYARKHGGKFILRIEDTDLERSSQESVNAILEGMTWLGLEYDEGPFYQTHRFDRYKEVIQQLLDQGDAYYCYCSREELDALREQQMADKAKPRYNGKCRDSADQPERERVVRFRNPDHGDVVIDDLVKGRIVVANKELDDLIIARSDGTPTYNLTVVVDDMDMGVTHVIRGDDHVNNTPRQINILKALGATLPVYAHVPMILGSDGARLSKRHGAVSVMQYRNDGYLPEALLNYLVRLGWSHGDQELFSIDEMIALFELEKVNVSASTFNTDKLIWLNHQYIMSSDPAHVARHLAWHMGERGIDPVTGPALIDVVKLQRERCKTLVQMADESLYFYRDFDSYDDKAVKKNFKPGVEDVLQAVWSGFDALADWSAEPLHQVVLDTAEKLQLNLGKVAQPLRVAVCGGAVSPAIDATLALLGREKTLDRIARAIKFIEDHEN, from the coding sequence ATGAGTATTAGAACCCGATTTGCACCGAGTCCGACCGGTTACCTGCACGTGGGCGGCGCCCGAACCGCGCTGTTTTCCTGGTTGTACGCCCGCAAGCATGGGGGCAAGTTTATCTTGCGGATCGAAGACACCGATTTGGAGCGCTCCAGCCAGGAATCGGTCAATGCGATTCTGGAAGGCATGACCTGGCTGGGACTGGAATACGACGAGGGGCCGTTTTACCAAACCCATCGCTTCGATCGCTACAAGGAAGTCATTCAACAATTGCTCGATCAGGGCGATGCCTATTATTGCTATTGCAGCCGTGAAGAACTGGATGCGTTGCGAGAGCAACAAATGGCGGATAAGGCAAAGCCGCGCTACAACGGCAAATGTCGGGATAGCGCCGATCAGCCGGAACGGGAAAGAGTGGTGCGGTTTCGCAATCCGGATCACGGCGACGTGGTGATCGACGATTTGGTCAAGGGCCGGATTGTGGTTGCCAATAAGGAGCTGGATGACTTAATCATCGCCCGTTCCGACGGCACGCCGACCTACAATCTGACCGTCGTCGTCGACGACATGGATATGGGCGTGACTCATGTGATTCGCGGCGACGACCACGTCAACAACACCCCCCGGCAAATCAATATTCTAAAGGCGCTTGGCGCAACCTTGCCGGTCTACGCGCACGTACCGATGATCTTGGGTTCCGACGGCGCGCGCTTGTCGAAACGTCACGGCGCGGTTAGCGTGATGCAATACCGCAACGACGGTTATCTGCCGGAAGCCTTGCTAAATTATCTGGTACGGCTAGGCTGGTCGCACGGCGATCAGGAGTTGTTTTCGATCGACGAGATGATTGCCTTGTTCGAGCTGGAGAAGGTCAATGTCTCCGCGTCGACCTTCAATACCGACAAGCTAATCTGGTTGAACCACCAGTACATCATGAGCAGCGACCCGGCCCATGTCGCTCGGCATCTGGCTTGGCACATGGGCGAGCGGGGTATCGATCCGGTAACCGGCCCGGCCTTGATCGACGTCGTCAAGTTGCAACGGGAGCGTTGCAAGACGTTGGTGCAGATGGCCGATGAGAGTCTGTATTTTTATCGGGACTTCGATAGTTACGACGACAAGGCCGTCAAAAAGAACTTCAAGCCCGGCGTCGAGGACGTGTTACAGGCGGTGTGGTCCGGTTTCGACGCCTTGGCGGATTGGTCGGCCGAGCCCTTGCATCAAGTGGTGCTGGATACCGCCGAAAAGTTGCAACTGAATCTCGGCAAGGTCGCGCAACCTTTGCGCGTCGCGGTTTGCGGCGGCGCGGTGTCGCCGGCCATTGATGCGACGCTGGCCTTGCTGGGCCGCGAAAAAACCCTGGATCGGATTGCGCGCGCGATCAAATTTATCGAAGATCACGAAAATTGA
- a CDS encoding 6-carboxytetrahydropterin synthase produces the protein MFVITKEVYFCYGHRLMNHPGKCRNLHGHSVKASISIRAAQLNEQAMVCDFSDVKACVETFIDDVLDHNFLLHKDDPLIPALTAHNEQFLALDEHPTAEVLSKMIYQYVKQRGFDVDQVVLWETSSACACYRED, from the coding sequence ATGTTCGTCATCACCAAAGAAGTTTATTTTTGCTACGGTCACCGGCTGATGAACCATCCGGGCAAGTGCCGCAACCTGCACGGCCACAGCGTCAAGGCCAGCATCTCGATCCGCGCCGCCCAGTTGAACGAACAAGCCATGGTCTGCGACTTTTCCGACGTCAAGGCCTGCGTGGAAACCTTTATCGACGACGTGCTGGACCACAATTTTCTGTTACACAAGGACGATCCGCTGATTCCGGCCCTGACCGCCCACAACGAGCAATTTCTGGCGCTGGACGAGCATCCGACCGCCGAAGTGCTGAGTAAAATGATTTACCAATACGTCAAGCAACGCGGCTTCGACGTCGATCAGGTGGTACTGTGGGAAACATCCAGCGCCTGCGCCTGCTACCGGGAAGACTGA
- a CDS encoding acyltransferase family protein, with product MKTTSVRPDIQFLRGIAILAVLIFHSEVVPLSGGYLGVDVFFVISGYLITSIILRDLAADRFSFPRFYARRAKRLLPAAYCTLIFTSLLGATVLSAEQWDDFVKQLIGTVTFTANIVLPFQSGYFETAAESKPLLHTWSLSVEEQYYLCIPLMLYLIRPRWRFPALAVATLLSLSLCLIFVSFRLGYWRLPELDSPTAAFFFLPTRAWEMLTGSLLAWRMLKAPALNVTKRVKLPALLLIGYLCAAPIDSAHPRIDALLVVMATAVLIAGNSDWLAQNLLTRAVEKLGDWSYSLYLVHWPLFALARTAYLDAVPLYVKYLLLLAALVLAYLQFEYVEQRFRYGWQVNRNKTFKRLAAASLLVVITPLSADLLRSWNGSAAKPTSRTPNWGLKQACSAGSLVFEHPEQCSSAAQPVYALWGDSYTMHLIPGLQNEKPIAESMVQITMAACAPILGLASLDKNYDETWAERCLAFNEKAIRFIESSPSIRYVIMSSPYSGYFDEGELTQFYQGKKIVGNRALAVEQMLTTLARLTASGKIPVLIAPPPRPGFDVGECWRHKQSGLLVLGRNDCNFRFEEHQVYQRGIIDSLTEVQQRSRSSLLRFDDILCEDGYCRTRLADGTSIYKDGGHLSVAGSEWAVPQLGLSKLETPSSQDP from the coding sequence ATGAAAACCACGTCCGTGCGTCCCGACATACAGTTTTTGCGCGGCATCGCGATCCTCGCCGTCCTGATTTTCCACTCGGAAGTCGTTCCGCTCAGCGGCGGCTATCTGGGCGTGGACGTGTTTTTCGTGATTTCCGGCTATTTAATCACGTCGATTATCCTGCGGGACCTGGCCGCCGACCGCTTTTCCTTCCCGCGCTTTTATGCCAGACGCGCCAAAAGGCTGTTGCCCGCCGCCTATTGCACGTTGATTTTTACCAGCCTGCTCGGCGCGACGGTGCTGAGCGCTGAACAGTGGGACGACTTCGTTAAGCAACTGATCGGGACCGTCACCTTTACCGCCAATATCGTATTGCCGTTTCAGTCCGGTTATTTCGAAACCGCGGCGGAAAGTAAGCCGCTACTGCATACCTGGTCGTTGTCGGTCGAAGAACAATATTACTTGTGCATTCCACTGATGCTTTATTTGATCAGGCCCCGCTGGCGTTTTCCGGCACTGGCAGTCGCGACCTTGCTCAGTCTGAGCCTGTGCTTGATTTTCGTCAGTTTTAGGCTGGGTTATTGGCGCTTGCCCGAACTCGACTCGCCGACTGCCGCCTTTTTTTTCCTACCCACCCGCGCTTGGGAGATGCTGACCGGATCGCTGCTGGCTTGGCGCATGTTGAAAGCCCCTGCCTTAAACGTTACCAAGCGTGTCAAACTACCGGCCTTGCTGCTGATTGGCTATTTATGCGCCGCGCCTATCGATAGCGCCCATCCCCGCATTGATGCGCTGCTAGTGGTGATGGCCACGGCCGTGCTGATCGCCGGCAATAGCGACTGGCTAGCACAAAATTTACTGACCCGCGCCGTCGAAAAACTGGGCGACTGGTCGTATTCGCTCTATCTGGTACATTGGCCGCTATTTGCATTGGCCAGAACCGCCTATCTCGACGCCGTCCCGTTATACGTCAAATACCTGCTGTTGCTCGCCGCACTGGTGCTGGCTTATCTACAATTCGAATACGTGGAACAGCGCTTCCGCTACGGCTGGCAAGTCAATCGAAATAAGACCTTTAAACGGCTGGCCGCCGCGTCGCTGTTGGTGGTTATAACACCGCTATCCGCCGATTTACTCAGGTCATGGAATGGCTCCGCCGCCAAACCTACCTCGAGGACGCCGAATTGGGGCTTAAAGCAGGCTTGCTCCGCGGGCAGTTTGGTGTTCGAGCACCCGGAACAATGCAGCTCCGCCGCGCAACCGGTCTACGCGCTGTGGGGCGATAGTTACACGATGCATTTGATACCCGGCTTGCAAAACGAAAAACCGATCGCCGAATCGATGGTCCAGATTACGATGGCCGCCTGCGCGCCAATCCTGGGTCTGGCTTCGCTGGACAAAAATTACGATGAAACTTGGGCCGAACGCTGTCTGGCTTTCAATGAAAAAGCCATCCGCTTTATCGAATCCAGTCCGTCGATCCGTTACGTGATCATGAGTTCGCCCTACTCCGGCTATTTCGACGAAGGCGAACTGACGCAATTTTATCAAGGCAAAAAAATCGTCGGCAACCGCGCGCTCGCGGTAGAACAAATGTTGACCACACTCGCCAGACTGACCGCTAGCGGCAAAATACCAGTATTGATCGCCCCGCCCCCCAGACCTGGGTTCGATGTCGGCGAATGTTGGCGACACAAGCAAAGCGGCTTGCTGGTGCTTGGCCGTAACGACTGCAATTTTCGCTTCGAAGAACACCAAGTCTATCAGCGCGGCATTATCGACAGCTTGACCGAAGTCCAACAACGCAGTCGGAGTAGTTTACTGCGCTTCGACGATATTTTATGCGAGGATGGATACTGTCGGACGCGGTTGGCGGACGGCACGTCGATTTACAAAGACGGCGGGCACTTATCGGTAGCAGGATCGGAATGGGCGGTACCGCAGTTAGGCTTATCCAAACTGGAAACGCCTAGCTCCCAAGACCCCTAG
- the gshA gene encoding glutamate--cysteine ligase has protein sequence MNITYCELPDRLKYLIDNDQQYLLKQGLKGIEKESLRITEHGVIAQTPHPQALGSALTHPYLTTDYSEALLEFITPPFSDIKQTLHYMHQLHQFVYPHLGDEMLLATSMPCGIDGDLSIPIAEYGRSNIGKMKHVYRKGLWHRYGRTMQAIAGIHFNYSVPEALWPALYSYAGNGATLEEFISKAYFGLIRNFHRQGWLILYLFGASPAICKSFFKSRPQLMEQFKEFDEHTLFHPYATSLRMSDIGYKSKNQAGLKIDYNSLDGYVDSLTAAISTPYPDYEKIGVKVDGEYQQLNANILQIENEFYSTMRPKQIAQSGEKPTLALKRRGVLYVEMRSLDLNLLNPIGIDESTARFVEAFLLYCLLQDSPPQCPDEFQVNNSNQLLVANQGRRPGLELSRNGQTLTLQQWAHDILYAMQAICAVLDRGSLDRPYQLALQQQLAVVDNPALTPSARILACMRENGQEFGCFASNTSALHKHYFNAEPLDDATQQQFEAMAAASLQKQRDIEASDTLDFDEYLSRYFAQS, from the coding sequence ATGAACATCACCTATTGCGAGTTACCCGACCGCCTGAAGTACCTGATCGACAACGATCAACAATATCTACTAAAACAGGGGCTGAAAGGCATAGAGAAGGAAAGCCTGCGCATTACCGAGCACGGTGTGATTGCCCAAACCCCGCATCCGCAGGCCTTGGGTTCGGCGCTGACCCATCCTTACCTGACCACCGATTATTCGGAAGCGCTGCTGGAATTCATCACGCCGCCGTTCTCCGACATCAAGCAAACCTTGCATTACATGCACCAGTTGCACCAGTTCGTCTATCCGCATCTGGGCGACGAGATGTTGCTGGCCACCAGCATGCCCTGCGGTATCGACGGCGACTTGAGTATCCCGATCGCCGAATACGGCCGCTCCAACATCGGCAAGATGAAGCACGTATACCGCAAGGGTTTATGGCACCGTTACGGCCGGACGATGCAAGCCATCGCCGGCATTCATTTCAATTATTCGGTTCCGGAAGCCCTGTGGCCGGCCTTATATAGCTACGCCGGCAACGGCGCCACGTTGGAAGAGTTTATTTCCAAGGCCTATTTCGGGCTGATCCGCAATTTCCACCGCCAGGGCTGGCTGATTTTATACTTGTTCGGCGCATCGCCGGCCATCTGCAAAAGCTTCTTTAAAAGCCGCCCGCAATTGATGGAGCAATTCAAGGAATTCGACGAACACACGCTATTTCATCCCTACGCCACCTCGCTGCGGATGAGCGACATCGGCTACAAGAGCAAAAACCAAGCGGGCTTGAAAATCGACTACAACTCGCTGGACGGTTACGTCGACAGTTTGACGGCCGCGATCAGCACGCCCTACCCGGATTACGAAAAAATCGGCGTCAAGGTCGACGGCGAGTATCAACAACTAAACGCCAACATCCTGCAAATCGAGAACGAGTTTTACAGCACGATGCGGCCCAAGCAAATCGCCCAATCCGGCGAAAAACCGACGCTGGCGCTGAAGCGACGCGGGGTGCTTTACGTGGAAATGCGCTCGCTGGATTTGAATCTGCTGAATCCGATCGGCATCGACGAAAGCACCGCCCGCTTCGTGGAAGCGTTTTTGCTGTACTGTCTGCTCCAAGACAGCCCACCGCAATGCCCGGACGAGTTTCAGGTCAACAATAGCAACCAGTTGTTGGTAGCCAATCAAGGCCGCCGCCCCGGACTGGAGTTGAGCCGCAACGGCCAAACCCTGACCTTGCAACAATGGGCCCACGATATTCTCTACGCGATGCAAGCAATCTGCGCGGTGCTGGACCGCGGCAGCCTGGATAGACCCTATCAATTGGCCTTGCAACAGCAACTGGCGGTGGTGGACAATCCGGCCTTGACGCCGTCGGCGCGCATCCTGGCCTGCATGCGCGAGAACGGCCAGGAATTCGGTTGTTTCGCCAGCAACACATCGGCGCTGCACAAGCATTATTTCAATGCCGAACCGCTGGACGATGCGACCCAGCAACAATTCGAGGCGATGGCCGCCGCTTCGCTACAAAAACAACGCGACATCGAAGCCTCGGACACGTTGGACTTCGACGAATATTTATCCCGTTATTTCGCCCAGAGCTGA
- a CDS encoding PilZ domain-containing protein gives MLTHDEKRDYIRMDVDCDITYRAADSDEIKVGRCLTLSGAGVSFIAERSFDIGAAMEVSIIPKTSITPPMTAFIEVVRSVRQADASYEIAASIKSIKGN, from the coding sequence ATGCTGACTCATGACGAAAAACGCGATTACATCCGGATGGATGTGGACTGTGACATCACTTACCGGGCGGCGGATTCCGACGAAATCAAGGTGGGCCGTTGCTTGACCTTGAGCGGAGCCGGCGTGTCCTTTATCGCGGAACGGTCCTTCGACATCGGCGCGGCGATGGAAGTCAGCATTATCCCGAAAACCTCGATCACTCCGCCGATGACGGCCTTCATCGAAGTGGTGCGCAGCGTCCGGCAAGCCGATGCCAGCTATGAAATCGCCGCCTCGATCAAAAGCATCAAGGGCAACTGA
- a CDS encoding phosphoadenylyl-sulfate reductase, with amino-acid sequence MTAFDLTTAESELQGKNPRTILKTALAHFDNIAISFSGAEDVVLIDLALQIRKDIQVFSLDTGRLHPETYRFIDRVRKHYGIAIEILSPDYVSLEAFVKEKGLFSFYDEGHQQCCGIRKVEPLKRKLASLDAWITGQRKDQSVDTRGDIPEVQLDAGFSGPGKQLIKFNPLLNWSSAQVWDYIEAYQVPFNDLHQHGYISIGCEPCTRPVLPNQHERAGRWWWEEATKKECGLHGGNVKTPE; translated from the coding sequence ATGACCGCATTCGACCTTACTACCGCTGAATCCGAACTACAAGGCAAGAATCCCCGCACCATCCTGAAAACCGCGCTGGCCCATTTCGACAATATCGCCATTTCATTCAGCGGTGCCGAGGATGTGGTATTGATCGATCTGGCCCTGCAAATCAGAAAAGACATACAGGTGTTTTCGCTGGATACCGGCCGGCTGCATCCCGAGACTTACCGCTTTATCGACCGGGTACGCAAGCATTACGGCATCGCGATCGAGATTCTTAGCCCCGATTACGTCAGTCTGGAAGCCTTCGTCAAGGAAAAAGGCTTGTTCAGTTTTTACGATGAGGGCCACCAACAATGCTGCGGCATCCGCAAGGTCGAACCGTTGAAACGCAAGTTGGCTAGCTTGGATGCCTGGATCACCGGCCAACGCAAGGATCAAAGCGTGGACACGCGCGGCGATATTCCGGAAGTGCAACTGGACGCCGGCTTTTCCGGACCGGGCAAGCAGCTAATCAAATTCAATCCGCTGCTGAATTGGTCGTCGGCACAGGTTTGGGATTACATCGAGGCTTATCAGGTGCCGTTCAACGACTTGCACCAACACGGCTATATCAGTATCGGATGCGAGCCCTGTACCCGGCCGGTTTTGCCCAATCAGCATGAACGCGCCGGCCGCTGGTGGTGGGAAGAAGCCACCAAGAAAGAATGCGGCTTGCACGGAGGAAACGTCAAGACGCCTGAGTAA
- a CDS encoding tryptophan--tRNA ligase: protein MSKSIVLTGITTTGTPHLGNYAGAIRPAIQASKDEQVRPFYFLADYHALIKCNEPARVKQSSLEIAATWLALGLDTSNAVFYRQSDVPEILELTWMLTCVTAKGLMNRAHAYKAAVAENEETEGNDPDKGITMGLFSYPILMAADILMFNANKVPVGKDQIQHIEMARDIASRFNHIYGEHFALPEAVLDDNAATLLGLDGRKMSKSYNNTIPLFEPEKKLRKLINKIKTNSLEPGEPKDPEGCTLFGIYQAFANHHEVEAIRRRYAEGIAWGEMKQVLFEKINDEIAPARERYEALMQAPEHIEQQLREGAEKARAISRPFIESLREAVGISRLHG from the coding sequence ATGAGCAAATCCATCGTTCTGACCGGCATCACCACCACCGGTACGCCGCATCTGGGCAATTACGCCGGGGCGATTCGGCCGGCCATCCAGGCCAGCAAGGACGAACAGGTCCGGCCGTTTTATTTTCTGGCCGACTATCACGCGCTGATCAAATGCAACGAACCGGCCAGGGTCAAGCAATCCAGTCTGGAAATCGCCGCCACCTGGCTGGCGCTGGGGCTGGATACATCCAACGCGGTGTTCTATCGCCAATCGGACGTGCCGGAAATCCTGGAGCTGACCTGGATGCTGACTTGCGTGACCGCCAAGGGCTTGATGAACCGCGCGCATGCGTATAAGGCCGCCGTCGCCGAAAACGAAGAAACCGAGGGCAACGATCCGGACAAAGGCATCACGATGGGCTTGTTCAGCTATCCGATCCTGATGGCGGCCGACATCTTGATGTTCAACGCCAACAAGGTGCCGGTCGGCAAGGATCAAATCCAGCACATCGAAATGGCCCGCGACATCGCCAGCCGCTTTAATCATATCTACGGCGAGCACTTCGCGTTGCCGGAAGCGGTATTGGACGACAACGCCGCCACCTTGCTGGGCCTGGACGGCCGCAAGATGAGCAAGAGCTACAACAACACGATACCGCTGTTCGAGCCGGAAAAGAAACTGCGCAAGCTGATCAACAAGATCAAAACCAATTCCTTGGAACCGGGCGAACCGAAAGACCCGGAAGGCTGTACGTTGTTCGGCATCTATCAGGCCTTCGCCAATCATCACGAAGTCGAGGCGATACGCCGGCGCTACGCCGAAGGTATAGCCTGGGGGGAAATGAAGCAGGTGCTGTTCGAAAAAATCAACGACGAGATCGCCCCGGCCCGCGAGCGCTACGAAGCCTTGATGCAAGCCCCGGAGCATATCGAACAGCAACTGCGGGAAGGCGCCGAAAAAGCCCGGGCCATCAGTCGGCCGTTCATCGAAAGCTTGCGCGAGGCGGTGGGAATATCCCGGCTGCACGGCTAG
- the recQ gene encoding DNA helicase RecQ, translating into MTANPALDVLRNVFGYASFRGPQQAIIDSVVAGQDALVLMPTGGGKSLCYQVPALVRDGVGIVISPLIALMQDQVSALHQLGVRAAYLNSTLDLEQVRATEQALLNGELDLLYIAPERLANARTQALFGRCRIALFAIDEAHCVSQWGHDFRADYLLLSVLHQQFPQVPRIALTATADERTRQEIIVRLGLEQARVFVSGFDRPNIRYRIVQKDNARQQLLNFIRTEHPGDTGIVYCLSRKKVEETADWLNQKGLRALPYHAGMDHAQRQKNQHQFLMEDGLIIVATIAFGMGIDKPNVRFVAHLDLPKSVEAYYQETGRAGRDGLPANAWMAYGLQDVLTLRQMLASSNADEAHKRVEYHKLDAMLALCEMVSCRRQALLGYFGDELEQGCGNCDTCLEPVATWDGSVAAQQALSCIYRTGQRFGATYLIDVLLGKSDERIRNNGHDRQSTFGIGKALDEKTWRSVFRQLVAKSLVEIDFEGHGSLKLTEACRPVLRGEQTLMLRKDVQTAKVGRDRVEKRQPGGAADSALWEALRAKRRELADAQDVPPYFIFNDASLMAMVENRPRDHQQFARISGVGQRKLALYGDDFLAVLAEFDDRPSGDTVGESLALFRLGYSVEQVAGQRGLTAETVYSHMAKALEAGLVELNEVLSLGANEIAEIEQVILALPEAQRNALKPVYEQLGGAYGYGVLRCVRAALQRQTA; encoded by the coding sequence ATGACCGCTAATCCCGCCCTGGACGTCCTGCGCAACGTGTTCGGTTATGCCAGTTTTCGCGGCCCGCAGCAGGCCATCATCGATAGTGTCGTTGCCGGGCAAGACGCGTTGGTGCTGATGCCGACCGGCGGCGGCAAGTCGCTGTGTTACCAGGTGCCGGCCTTGGTCAGGGACGGCGTCGGCATCGTCATTTCGCCGCTGATCGCGTTGATGCAGGATCAAGTCAGCGCCTTGCACCAGCTCGGCGTGCGCGCGGCGTATTTGAATTCGACGCTGGATTTGGAACAGGTTCGCGCCACCGAGCAGGCTTTGCTGAACGGCGAACTGGATTTGCTCTACATCGCGCCGGAGCGGCTGGCGAATGCCCGAACTCAGGCCTTGTTCGGCCGTTGCCGGATTGCGTTGTTCGCGATCGACGAAGCGCATTGCGTTTCGCAATGGGGTCACGATTTTCGCGCCGATTACCTGTTGCTGTCGGTGTTGCACCAACAATTTCCGCAAGTACCGCGCATCGCGCTGACCGCCACCGCCGACGAGCGCACCCGCCAGGAAATCATCGTTCGCTTGGGCTTGGAGCAGGCGCGAGTCTTCGTCAGCGGCTTCGACCGGCCCAATATTCGCTACCGCATCGTTCAAAAAGACAACGCCCGCCAGCAACTGCTGAATTTCATCCGCACCGAGCATCCCGGCGATACCGGCATCGTTTATTGTTTGTCGCGCAAAAAAGTCGAGGAAACCGCCGATTGGCTGAATCAAAAAGGTTTGCGGGCCTTGCCTTACCACGCCGGCATGGATCATGCCCAGCGCCAAAAAAACCAGCATCAGTTTTTGATGGAGGACGGCCTGATTATCGTCGCGACCATCGCTTTCGGCATGGGCATAGACAAACCCAACGTGCGCTTCGTTGCTCATTTGGATTTACCCAAAAGCGTCGAAGCCTACTATCAGGAAACCGGCCGGGCCGGCCGGGACGGCCTGCCGGCCAACGCCTGGATGGCTTACGGCTTGCAAGACGTGTTGACGTTGCGGCAAATGCTGGCGTCGTCGAATGCCGACGAGGCGCATAAGCGGGTCGAGTACCACAAACTGGATGCGATGTTGGCTTTATGCGAGATGGTCAGCTGCCGGCGTCAGGCGCTGCTTGGCTATTTTGGCGACGAACTGGAGCAGGGTTGCGGAAACTGTGATACTTGCCTGGAGCCGGTGGCGACCTGGGATGGCAGCGTGGCCGCCCAGCAGGCTTTGTCCTGCATTTACCGCACCGGCCAACGCTTTGGCGCGACATATTTGATCGACGTATTATTGGGTAAGAGCGACGAGCGAATTCGCAACAACGGCCACGACCGGCAATCGACCTTCGGCATCGGTAAGGCGCTGGACGAAAAAACCTGGCGCTCGGTGTTTCGCCAGTTGGTCGCCAAGTCGCTGGTCGAAATCGACTTCGAGGGCCACGGCAGCCTGAAACTGACCGAAGCGTGCCGGCCGGTATTGCGCGGCGAACAAACCTTGATGCTGCGCAAGGATGTACAAACCGCGAAGGTTGGCCGCGACCGGGTCGAAAAACGCCAGCCCGGCGGCGCGGCCGACAGCGCGCTGTGGGAAGCCTTGCGCGCCAAGCGCCGAGAACTGGCCGACGCCCAGGACGTGCCGCCCTATTTCATCTTCAACGACGCGAGCTTGATGGCGATGGTCGAAAACCGGCCGCGCGATCACCAGCAATTCGCGCGCATCTCCGGCGTCGGCCAGCGCAAATTGGCATTGTACGGCGACGATTTTCTGGCCGTGTTGGCCGAGTTCGACGACCGTCCGTCAGGCGACACCGTTGGCGAAAGTTTGGCCTTGTTCCGCTTGGGCTACAGCGTCGAGCAGGTAGCCGGTCAGCGCGGTCTGACGGCGGAAACCGTGTACAGCCACATGGCCAAGGCGCTGGAAGCGGGGCTAGTCGAGCTGAATGAAGTATTGAGTTTGGGCGCGAACGAAATCGCCGAAATCGAGCAAGTGATATTGGCTCTGCCGGAGGCGCAACGCAATGCGCTAAAACCGGTTTACGAACAATTGGGCGGGGCTTACGGTTACGGCGTGCTGCGCTGCGTGCGGGCCGCCTTGCAGCGTCAGACGGCGTGA
- a CDS encoding YdcF family protein, with product MSFIALYIVKALFLPPMGLLLAAILALTGKRKSGGRVALICLILLLLLSLPVVVNRLALAWERFPPLARDAYAQVQPQALVVIGGGLLYGETEYPDGVTLHPRSLIRARYAAKLALALNLPVLASGGGSPELPEITEASLMAELLENEFGVPQPWRETASRNTAENARYSYALLHELGIDSIVLVTQAYHMPRAELEFRKAGFRVVPAPTAFIGHRGPASWADWVPSVSAWSNVFLLAHEAVGMFWYRLRY from the coding sequence ATGTCGTTCATCGCGCTCTATATTGTCAAAGCGCTGTTTTTACCGCCGATGGGTTTGCTGTTGGCGGCGATACTGGCGCTGACCGGCAAACGTAAATCCGGAGGACGCGTGGCGCTGATTTGTCTGATCTTGCTGTTGCTGTTGAGTTTGCCGGTGGTCGTCAACCGGCTGGCGCTGGCTTGGGAACGCTTTCCGCCGTTGGCACGGGATGCTTACGCGCAAGTTCAACCGCAAGCCCTGGTGGTCATCGGCGGTGGCCTGCTGTACGGCGAAACCGAATACCCCGACGGCGTGACCCTGCATCCGCGCAGTTTGATTCGAGCGCGTTATGCCGCCAAATTGGCGCTGGCCTTGAATCTGCCGGTATTGGCCTCCGGCGGCGGTAGTCCGGAACTGCCGGAAATTACCGAAGCCAGCCTGATGGCCGAACTGCTGGAAAACGAATTCGGCGTGCCGCAACCCTGGCGGGAAACCGCCAGCCGCAACACCGCCGAGAACGCCCGCTACAGCTATGCCCTATTGCACGAGCTCGGCATCGACAGCATCGTGCTGGTCACCCAGGCCTACCATATGCCGCGCGCCGAGCTGGAGTTTCGCAAGGCCGGCTTTCGAGTAGTGCCGGCGCCGACCGCCTTCATCGGTCATCGCGGTCCGGCGAGTTGGGCCGATTGGGTGCCGTCGGTTTCGGCTTGGTCGAACGTGTTCTTGCTGGCCCACGAAGCGGTCGGCATGTTCTGGTACCGGCTGCGTTACTGA
- a CDS encoding DUF1249 domain-containing protein: protein MSLVHPVNTSLCLEKLCESNYQKLFRLIPNLSAFDKTAVGITGNKPALHLEVLERNPYTLTIELSHCFGAQLSELMVPAVKIRIYLDAKLAEAIRDHERPAVDQVFPNPGRLLEIQNYKWRLNYFLEKWLDHCLKTEYRFDSRPHAV from the coding sequence ATGAGCTTGGTGCATCCGGTCAATACCTCGTTGTGCCTGGAAAAGCTGTGCGAATCCAACTACCAGAAATTGTTCCGGCTGATTCCCAACTTAAGCGCCTTCGATAAGACCGCGGTCGGCATCACCGGCAACAAGCCGGCCCTGCATCTGGAAGTGCTGGAGCGCAATCCTTATACCTTGACGATAGAACTCAGCCACTGCTTCGGCGCCCAGTTAAGCGAGTTGATGGTACCGGCGGTCAAGATCCGCATTTATCTGGACGCCAAACTGGCCGAAGCAATCCGCGATCACGAACGGCCAGCCGTCGATCAGGTATTCCCCAATCCGGGTCGTTTACTGGAAATCCAGAATTACAAATGGCGCTTGAATTACTTCCTGGAAAAGTGGCTGGACCACTGCCTGAAAACCGAATACCGCTTCGATTCCAGGCCTCACGCCGTCTGA